The Methanothermobacter sp. CaT2 DNA window CAGCTACATGAGGACAGCAAAGGAGCTTGAAAGTGAAAGGATGGAAATTGTGAAAAAAAATCCGGAAAAATTCAGCTAAACGATCAGACTCATCCAGGTCATTTTTAATCCCCCCTTTCAACCTCCAGGAACCTCTCACCTGTCCATTTCACAGCCAGGGATCCGAGGGGTGCTGTGAAGAGGATGGCAAGTACAGCCATTGCGAGTATTGTTTCACCGGCATCCACTCCAGCAGCAAGGGGTATTGCTCCTATAGCTGCCTGGACTGTGGCCTTTGGTATGTATGCTGCTATGCAGAACACCTTCTCCTTCAGGTTAAGATCCGTTCCCCTGAGGGAGAGCAGGACACCGAGGCTCCTCACCATCAGTCCAACGGTGATCACTGTAAGTCCCAGAAGGCCAACATGGAATATGAGCCTCACATCCACCTGTGCACCTACAAGGACGAAGAGGAGTATCTCCGCGAATATCCAGACCTTGTTGAACTTCTCAGATAATTTGAGTCCAGTCTCGGGCATCCTCTCGAGGATGACAAGTCCCACCACCATGACACCCACAAGGGCGGCTATCGGGAGATATGTGCTAATAAGGTCCCCCATGTTCTTGAGGAGGATGGCTGCACCCAGGATTATGAGGGTTTTCTCGGTGTTCCTTATCTCAAACCTCCTGAAGAGATATACCAGGGCAAGACCAAGTGCAAGGCCTCCAGTTATCCCCGTCAGGATTGATAGTGGAACTCCAATGGCCTCGACAAGGAGGTTAACCTGCTGTCCCTGATATATTCCGAGGAATACAGAGAACAGCGTTATTGAAACAACATCATCAACTGATGCCCCCGTCAGTATAATCGTGGGTATGCCCTTGGCTGTTCCCATCCTCCTCTCAATGAATGAGAGCATCTGGGGAACTATGACTGCCGGTGAGACTGCGGCTATAACAAAACCCAGTATACCCGCCTCAATGATGGGAAGTTCAAGTATGTAGTGTGAGGCCACCATCACCGCAAGGCCCTCAAAGACGTCCGGGATGAAGCTCATCTTGACTGCAGTCATTCCCACCTTCCTGAGGCTCTCGAAGTTTATACCAAACCCTGCCCTCAGAAGGATTATTATGAGGGCTATAACCCTGAGGTCGGGGGATATATCCATTATGCTCTTTGATATGAGGTTCAATCCGTGGGGGCCTATAAGGATACCCAGTATCAGCATCCCAAGGATTCCGGGGAGCCTTGCCCTGGTGAAAACCCTGTTGAATAGAAGACCAAGTAGTATGATAACAGCTACGCTAAATGCAACGTACTCCAAATTCATACCTCCACTTTGAGGAAAGTTTCTCCCACATTCTTATGCAGGAGTCATCAGCCAGAAAAAGCGGTTAAAGGTGGACTCCATCACCTGCAGGATGTAATTTATCTCCATATTTATCCATTATATACTTTATGAATGATGAACATGTTCTTTCAGTTAGTATAAAAAAGTGGAAAATCTCCGGGACCCGGAAATTTATGTTCCAGGAGAAGGCATTTAACCAGCAGACCTGAATCCTTCAAGTCCAAGAAGAATGACCAGAGCTGCGGACTGTGTGATGATCGAGAATGCCACAAGTCCGGGTACAGAGAGTCCATAGAGGTAACCCATGATGAGGCTTCCTGAAAACCATGCCACACCGAAGATGGTGTTAAATGTACCGTAGGCAGAGCCCCTCCTCTCCGGAGATGAGAATACAGAAACAGCCGCCCTCATAACAGACTCCTGGGCCCCCATGCCCACACCCCAGAGTACAGCACCCACAAATGCAGCCAATGAGCCTCCAAGGAAGGAGAGGGGTGCATAGAACATTGAAACGAGAACTGCGAGGGCCATCACCCTGAAACCGTACCTGTCGAAGTATCTGCCAGATACCAGGGCTGAGAGGGCATCTATGAGCATTGCGAGTGCATATATAAGGGGGATGTTTGAGGGATCCAGAACACTCCTGACTCCAAGGTGATATCCAATCAGTGGGAAATCAGCATATCCAAGGGCAACGAAGCATACCGAAGCAAGATAAAGCCAGTAAGCCCCCCTGAAATCTCTGTAATCAATTTCTCCTGATGCTTCAAGTTCAGAGGGCCTCGGGAACAGGAGGTAACCGGTGACAAGTACTGCAATGGCAATAATGGCAGGTGCCAGGAGAACCAGGAAGCCCTCCCTGTAGCCTCCACCGGATGCGAGAACAATAAAGACTATTAAGGGACCTGCAACTGCACCTATCTGATCCAGGGCCTCATGCAACCCAAATCCGGCTCCATGACCCATATCAGAGGAGGCGTATGATAGCATTGCATCCCTTGGTGGTGTCCTGAGGCCCTTACCGAGCCTCTCAAGTATGATCAGCAAAACCGCAACCTGCCAGTTACCTGCAAATGCAAGGAGGGGAACTGCAAGCAGGTTTATGAGGTACCCGGCAAAGGTTATGAGCCAGTACCTCCCGGTTCTATCAGAGATGTAGCCCGAGAGAAACCTCACAAGGTATCCAGATAGCTCCCCGAAACCGGCTGCAAATCCAACCATGAATGCGCTTGCACCCAGAAAAGCCAGAAATGGACCCGTTATCCCCCTACCACCCTCATAGGTCATATCAGCGAAGAGGCTCACGATTCCGAGGATTACAATGAATACCGTTGATTTCCTCATGATGGTACTCCCTTCAACAAGATTTCCTCAGCATGCGAGCAGTGTTTCACCATCCATGAATACTGGCCAGCATGTAAATTGCCCTGTAGGTGTACTCCGGTTCAGATATCCCCATATAGACGGACCTCCTGAAACCACCATCGGGATTCCTTATTTTCATTATAAACCGTGTGACATCACTCACCTTACCCCTCAGGATCTCATTGATGCGGAACCCCGAATGGACGGTTTCAATGTATGGTGGATATGATATGGGTGTGAAGTTCCAGGCACCATCCGAGAAGCAGGAGTCTGTGAACTGAAGGACCTCATCGCCCGGAATCTTCATGCCATGGCCGTTGAGTATCTCAAGGGCAAAGCGGGTGTTGATTATATCTGAACCATAGGCACCGAATCCCCCATCCTCATTCTGAATTGAGAGGACCCATTCCGGTATTTCATCAAGGTATTCCCCATGCATCCTGAGGACGGAGTCCATGTAGAAGGTTATCTCAAGGCTTGATTTCCTGTATGATGTCCTCAGCATCTCAGTGAATTTCTCAGGTATTTCAAAGTTCCTGCCATAATCCCTGAGGATACTGCACCTGTAGAAGAGTCCCTGGGCAGCGAAGGTCCCTCCCCTGTGGACATCCTCGAGCCAGTCCAGGGTCTCCTCAAGCCGGGGCGGCTCATGGTCAAGGACCTCGAAGGACCTGATGGCATAGTAGGTGTTCTTTGAATCTGGCAGTCCCTCATAGAGTGTGTAACCGCCGCTGGAATGTCTCCTTTTATTGAGAAAACTTATGACCGAATTTTTCAGTGCTGGGGGATCAAACATTCATAACCTCCCTCTCAGGGCACACAAATATATATGGATTCCAGTTTAATATAATAAACCTAACATTTATCATTTAAATAAATCGTTTCTATGAGGAATACCATGATTCAGTCATGTAATGAATGTAAGGGTAAAGGTTACCGTGTTAAGAGTTACAAGATATGCAGCGCATGCCATGGAACAGGTTTCAGATCAACAGAGGATATAAAGGATCATTTCAAGGGTGTTTCAAACAGTGCAAGGCAGAGGTTCGACCTCGAGGACTCCCATGAGGTCCCCTGTGAGGTATGCAGGGGTAAGGGTGAGGTGGAGGTGAGGGAAACCTGCCCCACCTGTGGCGGTAAGGGTGAGGTTAACATCTGCCCATCATGTGGAAGGATGATGAAGGGTAGGGATGAGTACTGCCCGGAATGTCAGAAGAAGGAGAAGGTCTACATCCTCCACCCTGCATGCACAATGGACGACCTCGAGGTTGGAAGCATATACCGTGGGAAGATAACCAGGGTTGAAAAATATGGGGTCTTTGTGAGCCTCAACAGCCACGTCTGGGGACTCATGAGGGGATTGTTCCCAGACTACAAGGTGGGGGATGAACTATTCGTCAGGGTATCCCAGGTGAAACCCTACAAGGGCGAGGTGGACATGATCCCGGCCAGTATAAAGGGGCCCTACGAGGTTATCAAGTTAAAGAAGGACCTGCCAAGGACGAGGATAGCAGACATAGATACAAAGAGCCTTGGTAAAACCGTGCGGATAGTGGGGGAGGTCATTCAGATCCAGCAGACATCCGGTCCAACCATATTCACGGTATCCGATGAAACCGGGACCACATGGGCTGCGGCCTTCGATGAGCCAGGTATAAGGGTCTACCCCCACATACAGATCGGCCACATAGTTGAGGTTATAGGAGAGGTTAACCAGCACACAGGAAAGATTCAGATCGAATCCGAGTCAATTGAACGCCTCATAGGTAATGAAGCTGCGGAAGCCAGGCGGCTCATCGATGAGGCCATAGACAGGAGGGCTGAACCAGAAAGAAAGGACCTCTTAATTGAAAGCGAAACCCTGGAAAAATTAAGACCAAAACTTGTGGAGGCGGCCAAGGCAATAAGGAGGGCCGTCTATGATGGAAGATCCATCCTTGTGAGGCACCATGCAGACGCTGATGGTATCTGTGCCGGTGTTGCCATTGAAAAGGCTGTTTTACCCCTCCTCCGTGACCTCAACCCCAGCACAGATGCTGAGTGGCACTACTTCAAGAGGGCCCCCAGCAAGGCACCCTTCTATGAACTCGAGGACGTTGTGAAGGACCTCTCATATGCCCTGGAGGACCTCGAGAGGCACGGGCAGAAACTGCCGCTCCTTGTACTGCTTGATAACGGGTCGACAGAGGAGGATATACTTGCCCTCATGAAGGCCAAGATATATGACATTGAAATCGTGGTTGTGGACCACCACTACCCTGGCGAGGTCCAGGATGGACGTGTTGAGGTTGATGAATATGTTGACACCCACGTGAATCCATACCTGGTCGGTGGCGACTCCCAGATAACTGCGGGGGCGCTGTCAGTGGAGATAGCCAAGATGATAAACCCTGAAATTGCAGAGAGGATTCTCCATCTCCCTGGTATCGCTGCGGTTGGTGACCATGCGAACTCCCCTGAGGCCGAGGCCTACATTGAACTTGCAGCAGAGCGCGGCTATGAAAGGGAGGACCTTGAAAGGATCGCCGCATGTATAGACTTCGAGGCCTTCTACCTCAGGTTCATGAACGGGAGGGGCATCATCGACACCATACTTGGGCTTGGAAGTCTTGATAAACACAAGAAACTGGTTGATGCGCTCTACAGGGAATACGAGAGGAAGGTTGACACCCAGCTCAGGGCAGCCATACCCAACCTCAAATCCACAAGGCTGCCCAACGGGATACTCTTCAATGTCCTGGATGTTGAGAAGTACTCACACCGCTTCACATTCCCTGCCCCGGGGAAGACCTGTGGATTCGTCCATGATTACATGGTCCAGAAGCATGGTGAGGACACACCCATAATCACCCTGGCCTACGGACCTGACTTCGGTGTTATAAGGGCCACTGATGCTGTCAATGAGAAATTTGGATTTAACCTCAACGAGATAGTCTGGGAACTCGCAGAGGAGATCCCAGAGGCAGTGATAGATGGTGGTGGCCATGAATGTGCCGGTTCACTCAAGTATATTGAGGGACTCTCAAAGAAGGTGCTATCAGCCTTTGCAGAGAAGGTTGCAGCCCTTAAGGGGTGATCCCTCTGACCACTAAATAAGATTGAAACAGGGCATGGAGCCATGAGTGGCGTTAAATTTTCTGGAGCATGGCCTAAACTTTCTTTTTGCCCTCTTCCTTAATCCTGAAGTAATAGTCGCAGTGATCTGCTATGGGGCACTCCTCATGGCGTGGACCCAGAGGCCTGCATATGTCCTGGCCGAACTGTACCATGAGGTCATTGAGCTCTATCCAGTATTCCCTGGGAATCACCTTCATCAGTGCCCTCTCGGTCTCCTCGGGGGTCCTGGTATCCACAAGTCCTATCCTGTTGGATATCCTATGGACATGGGTATCCACCGGTATGGCTGGCCTGCCAAAGGCATAGACCAGGACACAGTTGGCTGTCTTTCTGCCCACCCCGGGGAGTTTCAGGAGCTCGTTGATGTCATCCGGCACCTTACCATCATATTCCTCGAGGATTATCCTGGAAACCTCCCTCACCCTCCTGGCCTTCACATGATAGAAGCCTGCCTTCCTGATGAGGGCTTCGATTTCCTCGAGGGGTGCATAGGCCACATCCTCAATGGAGGGGTACCTCTCAAAGAGACTGGCTGTGGCCTCATCGGTGTTCTCATCCCTTGTCCTCTGTGACAGGATGGTCCTTATAAGTACGCGGTAGGGGTCACGGTCCTCAAAGACCCTCATGGAGTATACACTCCTCAGACCCCCAATTATGGCATCAATATCCTTGATGAGATCACCAGAAAAAAGTTTATCCTGAGAAAAAAAGATGAAATCAGTTGAGCTTTTCAAGTAGAACTTCAAGGCCCTCCATGAGCCCACTGCCCTCCGTTGCAACTGTAGGGAATACCTCCACTTCGGAGTCTATTTCCAGTTCAGAATCATCGAGGTCCTGTTTATTTGAGAATACAACGTAGGGTATGTTTTTCTCATCAAGTTCAGCCATTATTTCCTTCTCCGCCAGGGTGACGCCCCTTGAGTTATCAACAACTATTATTGCAGCGTCAAGGCCGTTTGATATTATCTCAAGCATGAACTTGAATCTCTCATGGCCGGGTGTTGCAAAGAGGTGTATCTTCTCACCATTAACAATGCAGTTACCATAATCAAGTGCAAGTGTTGTGCCCTTGTATTCAACCTTGGTTATCTTATCACAGAGCTGTTCAAGGGTTGTTGTTTTACCGGTATCATAATCTCCAAAGATTACAACCTTTGTCTCCTTGGCTTTCTTCATATAATCAACTCACAGTCATTCAGTTAGTCTAACATTTGAATATGGGTTAACCCTATTTTATATATTTTAGGATAAATTCATTCTGCAACCAATCTGCATCATCCTCTCTGGGAAATCAGGGAATGATACGCTGAAAACCTCTGCATCCCTTATAGTTATACCCTCCCTGAGGCCTATGAGTGTGAAGGCCATTGCAAGTCTGTGGTCACCATGGGACCAGACAGTCCCCCCGGAGGCACCTCCCTCTATGATCATCCCATCGGGAAGTTCGGTGACATCCACTCCAAGTCTTCTGAGTTCAGCAGCGCATGTGCTTATCCTGTCTGTTTCCTTGTACCTTGCATGTTCAACACCGCCTATCTCGGTCCGGCCAGTTGCAAGGGCCCCGAGGACAGCCACCGTTGGCAGGAGGTCGGGGGCGTCGTGGAGGTTGACGGAGACCCCAGAGAGCTCACCGGTGGAGGCTATCCTGACGTGGTCCTCCCCCCTCCTTACCTCGGCCCCCATATCACTGATTATGTCCAGTATGATGCGGTCTCCCTGCCTCGAATCCCTGAAGAGGTTTTCGATGAGGACATCCCCACCTGCAGCAGCCACCGCCCCTGCAAGGTAGGATGCTGATGAGTAGTCACCCTCAACCGTGTAGTCCAGTCCCCTGTAAACTGCTGGTTCAACCCGGAAGGTGCCTTCGGAGTAATCAACGGGGACAGAGAACCTCTCCATCACATCAACTGTCATGTCAACGTAGGGCCTTGAGATGAAGTCGCCCTC harbors:
- a CDS encoding prenyltransferase/squalene oxidase repeat-containing protein codes for the protein MFDPPALKNSVISFLNKRRHSSGGYTLYEGLPDSKNTYYAIRSFEVLDHEPPRLEETLDWLEDVHRGGTFAAQGLFYRCSILRDYGRNFEIPEKFTEMLRTSYRKSSLEITFYMDSVLRMHGEYLDEIPEWVLSIQNEDGGFGAYGSDIINTRFALEILNGHGMKIPGDEVLQFTDSCFSDGAWNFTPISYPPYIETVHSGFRINEILRGKVSDVTRFIMKIRNPDGGFRRSVYMGISEPEYTYRAIYMLASIHGW
- a CDS encoding sodium:proton antiporter yields the protein MNLEYVAFSVAVIILLGLLFNRVFTRARLPGILGMLILGILIGPHGLNLISKSIMDISPDLRVIALIIILLRAGFGINFESLRKVGMTAVKMSFIPDVFEGLAVMVASHYILELPIIEAGILGFVIAAVSPAVIVPQMLSFIERRMGTAKGIPTIILTGASVDDVVSITLFSVFLGIYQGQQVNLLVEAIGVPLSILTGITGGLALGLALVYLFRRFEIRNTEKTLIILGAAILLKNMGDLISTYLPIAALVGVMVVGLVILERMPETGLKLSEKFNKVWIFAEILLFVLVGAQVDVRLIFHVGLLGLTVITVGLMVRSLGVLLSLRGTDLNLKEKVFCIAAYIPKATVQAAIGAIPLAAGVDAGETILAMAVLAILFTAPLGSLAVKWTGERFLEVERGD
- a CDS encoding ATP/GTP-binding protein yields the protein MKKAKETKVVIFGDYDTGKTTTLEQLCDKITKVEYKGTTLALDYGNCIVNGEKIHLFATPGHERFKFMLEIISNGLDAAIIVVDNSRGVTLAEKEIMAELDEKNIPYVVFSNKQDLDDSELEIDSEVEVFPTVATEGSGLMEGLEVLLEKLN
- the aroA gene encoding 3-phosphoshikimate 1-carboxyvinyltransferase is translated as MDLTVEKSGNLEGTVKAPPSKSYTHRAVIIAALAEGVSEIRDPLIAEDTLSSLNACRAFGIRVDEGDAWTVHGSGGELETPDDVIYLGNSGTTLRLMTSVAGLAENYTVLTGDESLRTRPMQPLLDALRPLGVEALSSRMNGLPPIIVRGGLRGGSTSIRGDVSSQFISSILIAAPLTEGVEVMVEGDFISRPYVDMTVDVMERFSVPVDYSEGTFRVEPAVYRGLDYTVEGDYSSASYLAGAVAAAGGDVLIENLFRDSRQGDRIILDIISDMGAEVRRGEDHVRIASTGELSGVSVNLHDAPDLLPTVAVLGALATGRTEIGGVEHARYKETDRISTCAAELRRLGVDVTELPDGMIIEGGASGGTVWSHGDHRLAMAFTLIGLREGITIRDAEVFSVSFPDFPERMMQIGCRMNLS
- a CDS encoding DHH family phosphoesterase translates to MIQSCNECKGKGYRVKSYKICSACHGTGFRSTEDIKDHFKGVSNSARQRFDLEDSHEVPCEVCRGKGEVEVRETCPTCGGKGEVNICPSCGRMMKGRDEYCPECQKKEKVYILHPACTMDDLEVGSIYRGKITRVEKYGVFVSLNSHVWGLMRGLFPDYKVGDELFVRVSQVKPYKGEVDMIPASIKGPYEVIKLKKDLPRTRIADIDTKSLGKTVRIVGEVIQIQQTSGPTIFTVSDETGTTWAAAFDEPGIRVYPHIQIGHIVEVIGEVNQHTGKIQIESESIERLIGNEAAEARRLIDEAIDRRAEPERKDLLIESETLEKLRPKLVEAAKAIRRAVYDGRSILVRHHADADGICAGVAIEKAVLPLLRDLNPSTDAEWHYFKRAPSKAPFYELEDVVKDLSYALEDLERHGQKLPLLVLLDNGSTEEDILALMKAKIYDIEIVVVDHHYPGEVQDGRVEVDEYVDTHVNPYLVGGDSQITAGALSVEIAKMINPEIAERILHLPGIAAVGDHANSPEAEAYIELAAERGYEREDLERIAACIDFEAFYLRFMNGRGIIDTILGLGSLDKHKKLVDALYREYERKVDTQLRAAIPNLKSTRLPNGILFNVLDVEKYSHRFTFPAPGKTCGFVHDYMVQKHGEDTPIITLAYGPDFGVIRATDAVNEKFGFNLNEIVWELAEEIPEAVIDGGGHECAGSLKYIEGLSKKVLSAFAEKVAALKG
- a CDS encoding MFS transporter translates to MRKSTVFIVILGIVSLFADMTYEGGRGITGPFLAFLGASAFMVGFAAGFGELSGYLVRFLSGYISDRTGRYWLITFAGYLINLLAVPLLAFAGNWQVAVLLIILERLGKGLRTPPRDAMLSYASSDMGHGAGFGLHEALDQIGAVAGPLIVFIVLASGGGYREGFLVLLAPAIIAIAVLVTGYLLFPRPSELEASGEIDYRDFRGAYWLYLASVCFVALGYADFPLIGYHLGVRSVLDPSNIPLIYALAMLIDALSALVSGRYFDRYGFRVMALAVLVSMFYAPLSFLGGSLAAFVGAVLWGVGMGAQESVMRAAVSVFSSPERRGSAYGTFNTIFGVAWFSGSLIMGYLYGLSVPGLVAFSIITQSAALVILLGLEGFRSAG
- the nth gene encoding endonuclease III, whose protein sequence is MRVFEDRDPYRVLIRTILSQRTRDENTDEATASLFERYPSIEDVAYAPLEEIEALIRKAGFYHVKARRVREVSRIILEEYDGKVPDDINELLKLPGVGRKTANCVLVYAFGRPAIPVDTHVHRISNRIGLVDTRTPEETERALMKVIPREYWIELNDLMVQFGQDICRPLGPRHEECPIADHCDYYFRIKEEGKKKV